ttcttgtcccagaatcaggGTACACAGGTTTGAGAAGAACACTCACACAGAGAAGAAAATATAACCTTAAAGACTTTTATTGAGATGaaatggaataataataaaatagataATAATCAATTAGAAttacaaaggaaataatattCTTCTAGTGGCACATCTGGTATTATATATTATAAAGCTTTTTAGATCACCTGGAggtaagagacaaaggaccagcctcaCCTCTGGCATGCCAAAAGAGTCTGATTTCCAGGTTCCCCAGTTCTCGAGTGGGAGGTGAAGAGCTTAGGAGAAGCTAGAGCACTAAAAGCTATAGAAAGATATCATAATCTAATAGAGTTTGACCCAACTAATTTAAGAATTAAGAAATATAGAGAACTATAAGACTAAGACTATAGAAGCTATAAGGCTAACTTAACATGGTAGGTTGCCCCTCTTATAGAGCCTGAGCACCAGGTGCCCTCCTTCCATGTCCAAACTTAATTTCCTCACCCACAAAAATCAAAGTACATTTACCCTATAGGGTGGCATGTTCATGTGAATTAATGACATATTCATACCTATTAATGACACTTAGCTCATTCTCATCTCTTATTTCTGGCCTAACGAGTTATTTCCATGTTctttgtggtgtacctgttaagtttatAGAGGACATGAACTTAGGTAGCCCTCTATCTTAATGTTTCCTCACTTATCTATGCTAAAGATcacaaacatatatatatacacacacaaacacactttatGCATTAGCTTATTATCATTTATATAGGCTAAAGGTCCCAAATATATGTACGCAAACttgccttagctcaacatacaggatgttgcctctaggtttcttgcattacagCCAAGAATATGCTAGCTAGCCCTATGGGTTATAAAATGATCACACTATGTTTGAGATCCATTCAAATTCCCCTTCCAGATCTTTGACACTTTCATCTCAGACCCTAAATCACTATGTtttagaatgaaagaaaaaaaactgattCCCAAGCAGAAGGCTGAGAACACTGAATCATATGACACATTGAGAAGTGGAGGTATAGAATGTAGAGAAGATAAATTCTACATGGCACAGAGGAAATACTGTTGGGGTAATTCAGAAGGTGAGAATCCCTCTGGCTCACTACTTCTTCAGGTGCCACAGAGGttgaaaaaacacttttttccctATCCCCAGTCCTGGTCCTTTCTCtttgttatatttaaatatatttaaaatgagaaaaatggtACAATAACAACTGCTATTGAGCACAACCCAGTGTAACTTGATGACTAACAATCGCTTTGCAGTGGGAGGAAAAGTATAAATGTAATTCTCCAAATTTGTTTAGGCTAGGAAAAGCGATGGAGGTTATGTCAGGGCTAAATTACCATGGCCACTATAAATGGGCTATTTTCTTTACTGAAAAACTAGTTAATTTTACAACAGGATAGCTGACTCAAGGTAGCTAACTCCATGGAAAATACTAGTGGAGTCAAGGCCCAGGTAGATTTAACCTCCATGTACCTAGTTGAGGTCACTCTTGGTCCCTCTACCTGGGGCTGAAGGACATTCCTGTTGGAGGGACACACACTTCTATGACATAGGACAAAGCATTTGATGAAAAGGACTGGGATTCACCCCAAGGAAGGGTGAGCTGCAAAAGGGAAAAGCAGACAACTCAgctgggggagctgagagaccATGGTGACACAAATGCTGCCTTAAAGCTCACTACGTGGGAATtagcaaaaggaaaacaaaatattttctcagCCCTAGACAAGATTTTTATGGTGTTTATCTCCCTTGCAACTTTTCTGATGATAAATAAGGGCTGACCTCTGCTGGAAGAATTTCCCACACTCggagcattcatagggtctctcccctgtgtggatcctctgatgtgtaataatTTGTGAGCTCtgagtgaaggttttcccacactcacagcattcacaggtaaggctaagattctgtcacaggtatttttagtaaaagtcaggaacaggtcatgggcaataaacaaaaatttatgGAAGCCACAACCTGTCCCTTTTACTAAAAAaacccagggggtggggggagaacagtgcagctgctccagctcgCTGTTCCAGAAGGCTGGCTGGCTGATCAGCTGTTTAGCGGTGGCCCCGcggctgacagctgctccagccctaccccggaggtcctggaaagtcatggaatccatgaccaaATCTTATCCTTattcatagggtttctcccctgtgtggatcctctgatgccTAATAAGGTTTGAGCTCCGATTGAAGGTTTTTCCACATTCacagcatttatagggtttctcctCTGTGTGAATGCTCTGATGCCTGATAAGGTGTGAGCTCcgagtgaaggttttcccacattcACAGCAtgcatagggtctctctcctgtgtggctcctctgatgtctaataagggtTGAGTGCCTACTGAACTTTTTCCCACAATAAACACATGTGTtatttctctctcctgtgtggcccCTCTGATGTGTAACAAGGTTTGAGCTAACAGcaaaggttttcccgcactcacaacatttatagggtttctcccctgtgtggatcctctgatgtatAATAAGGTATGAGCTCCAAGcaaaggttttcccgcactcaagacatttatagggtttctcccctgtgtggatcctctgatgtgtaataaggtaTGAGCTTGAAGAAAAGTCTTTCCCACACTCgcagcattcatagggtttctctgatgtgtggatcctctgatgtgtaataaggagTGAGCTTGtagtgaaggttttcccacattcACAGCATTtatagggcctctctcctgtgtggatcctttGATGTCTAATAAGATTTGAGCTATCAATGAAGGTTTTCttgcactcacagcattcatagggtttcttcccagtgtggatcctctgatgcgTAATAAGGGTTGAGCGTCTACTGAACTTTTTCCCACAATCAACGCATGTGTAATTTCTCTCTCCTGTATGAATCCTCTTATGTATAATAAGGTGTGAGCTATCATTGAAGGTTTttccgcactcacagcattcatagggtttctcccctgtgtggatcctctgatgtgtaataaggctTGATCTCCAagcaaagcttttcccacactcacagcaggtatagggtctctctcctgtgtggatcctctgatgtctaataaggttTGCACTATCAGTGAAGTTTTTcctgcactcacagcattcatagggtttctcccctgtgtgggtcTTCTGATGTGTAATAAGCTGTGAGCGCCTACTGAACTTTTCCCCACAATAAACACATGtgttatttctctctcccttggGGATTCCCTGCTGGGCCATGCTTTCCTTGAGGCCTTTGAGAGTTCCCTGATAATTAACAGATTTACCAACCTTCTGCGCTGGTTGGTTTCCCTGCcacttctctggcctgtgctgactcTCACAGGTTTTTCCCTGCTCACAACTCCTGGACACACTCCCTTTGCATCTTTGCAATAACACCCCATGTGAttccacttgcttgtgaacttcCTGATGAGGATTCTGCTCCATGGTCTCACTCACCATCCCATCATCTGctgggacagagaaagaaaaacctTGGAAACAGGAACAGTAAAGGAGAGAACAAACCAAAAGAACAGGTGGagatgggaaaaaaatcagggactgaatttccccaaact
The window above is part of the Chelonia mydas isolate rCheMyd1 chromosome 2, rCheMyd1.pri.v2, whole genome shotgun sequence genome. Proteins encoded here:
- the LOC114019855 gene encoding zinc finger protein OZF isoform X2, yielding MAAVKPVQGPVSFEEVAVYFIKEEWALLDPAQRVLYRQVMQENYDNLTSLADDGMVSETMEQNPHQEVHKQVESHGVLLQRCKGSVSRSCEQGKTCESQHRPEKWQGNQPAQKVGKSVNYQGTLKGLKESMAQQGIPKGERNNTCVYCGEKFSRRSQLITHQKTHTGEKPYECCECRKNFTDSANLIRHQRIHTGERPYTCCECGKSFAWRSSLITHQRIHTGEKPYECCECGKTFNDSSHLIIHKRIHTGERNYTCVDCGKKFSRRSTLITHQRIHTGKKPYECCECKKTFIDSSNLIRHQRIHTGERPYKCCECGKTFTTSSLLITHQRIHTSEKPYECCECGKDFSSSSYLITHQRIHTGEKPYKCLECGKTFAWSSYLIIHQRIHTGEKPYKCCECGKTFAVSSNLVTHQRGHTGERNNTCVYCGKKFSRHSTLIRHQRSHTGERPYACCECGKTFTRSSHLIRHQSIHTEEKPYKCCECGKTFNRSSNLIRHQRIHTGEKPYE
- the LOC114019855 gene encoding zinc finger protein OZF isoform X3, whose translation is MAAVKPVQGPVSFEEVAVYFIKEEWALLDPAQRVLYRQVMQENYDNLTSLDDGMVSETMEQNPHQEVHKQVESHGVLLQRCKGSVSRSCEQGKTCESQHRPEKWQGNQPAQKVGKSVNYQGTLKGLKESMAQQGIPKGERNNTCVYCGEKFSRRSQLITHQKTHTGEKPYECCECRKNFTDSANLIRHQRIHTGERPYTCCECGKSFAWRSSLITHQRIHTGEKPYECCECGKTFNDSSHLIIHKRIHTGERNYTCVDCGKKFSRRSTLITHQRIHTGKKPYECCECKKTFIDSSNLIRHQRIHTGERPYKCCECGKTFTTSSLLITHQRIHTSEKPYECCECGKDFSSSSYLITHQRIHTGEKPYKCLECGKTFAWSSYLIIHQRIHTGEKPYKCCECGKTFAVSSNLVTHQRGHTGERNNTCVYCGKKFSRHSTLIRHQRSHTGERPYACCECGKTFTRSSHLIRHQSIHTEEKPYKCCECGKTFNRSSNLIRHQRIHTGEKPYE
- the LOC114019855 gene encoding zinc finger protein OZF isoform X4 encodes the protein MVSETMEQNPHQEVHKQVESHGVLLQRCKGSVSRSCEQGKTCESQHRPEKWQGNQPAQKVGKSVNYQGTLKGLKESMAQQGIPKGERNNTCVYCGEKFSRRSQLITHQKTHTGEKPYECCECRKNFTDSANLIRHQRIHTGERPYTCCECGKSFAWRSSLITHQRIHTGEKPYECCECGKTFNDSSHLIIHKRIHTGERNYTCVDCGKKFSRRSTLITHQRIHTGKKPYECCECKKTFIDSSNLIRHQRIHTGERPYKCCECGKTFTTSSLLITHQRIHTSEKPYECCECGKDFSSSSYLITHQRIHTGEKPYKCLECGKTFAWSSYLIIHQRIHTGEKPYKCCECGKTFAVSSNLVTHQRGHTGERNNTCVYCGKKFSRHSTLIRHQRSHTGERPYACCECGKTFTRSSHLIRHQSIHTEEKPYKCCECGKTFNRSSNLIRHQRIHTGEKPYE
- the LOC114019855 gene encoding zinc finger protein OZF isoform X1; the encoded protein is MAAVKPVQGPVSFEEVAVYFIKEEWALLDPAQRVLYRQVMQENYDNLTSLGFSFSVPADDGMVSETMEQNPHQEVHKQVESHGVLLQRCKGSVSRSCEQGKTCESQHRPEKWQGNQPAQKVGKSVNYQGTLKGLKESMAQQGIPKGERNNTCVYCGEKFSRRSQLITHQKTHTGEKPYECCECRKNFTDSANLIRHQRIHTGERPYTCCECGKSFAWRSSLITHQRIHTGEKPYECCECGKTFNDSSHLIIHKRIHTGERNYTCVDCGKKFSRRSTLITHQRIHTGKKPYECCECKKTFIDSSNLIRHQRIHTGERPYKCCECGKTFTTSSLLITHQRIHTSEKPYECCECGKDFSSSSYLITHQRIHTGEKPYKCLECGKTFAWSSYLIIHQRIHTGEKPYKCCECGKTFAVSSNLVTHQRGHTGERNNTCVYCGKKFSRHSTLIRHQRSHTGERPYACCECGKTFTRSSHLIRHQSIHTEEKPYKCCECGKTFNRSSNLIRHQRIHTGEKPYE